CCGGCTGGAGCCGGGCATGCGCGCCATCGCGGTGTCCCGCGATCTTCTCGACCTCGGCCTCACGCGGGGTGTCGAGGTCGAGATCGACGGGCTTCCGGGCCGCTACAAGGTCCTCGACAAGCTCCACTGGCGCTGGGAGAAGCGCATCGACGTCTACATGGGAACCGACCTCCACGCCGCGAAGCAGTTCGGGAAGCGCCAGGTCACGATCCGCTGGAAGCCGAAGCGCTAGCCGACGCCGCGCCACTCGGCTGATATCCTCCGCCTTGCGATGGAAGCCGAGGCCGCGATCGTCGATCTCGAAGGCCTGCTCCGCGGCGACGCTGCAGCCCTCGAGCAGGTAGCCGCCGAGATCGCGCGACCCTGCGCGGAGTGGGGTCTGTTCCACGTCGTGGGACATGGCATCCCGGACGCGACGCGCGCGATCTTCGAGGAGGCGCTCCGCGCCTTCTTCGCACTGCCCGCCGCCGAACTCGCATCGATGCGGCGCTCGGCCGAGAACGCCTGGGGCTACCACGACGCCGAGCTGACGAAGAACCGACGCGATTGGAAGGAGATCTTCGACTTCGGCTTCGAGCGCCGGGGACAGCACAGCGACGGCCGCAACCAGTTCCGGGCCGGTGCCCTCGCCTGGAAGCCGGCGCTGCTCGCCTATCGCGACGCGTGCGAGCCCATCGCTCGCGGCCTCACCCGGGCCCTCTGCCGGGCGCTCGATCTGCCCGCTGACACTCTCGATGCCGAGTTCAGCGCCCACACCAGCTTCCTGCGTCTGAACCGGTACCGCCCCTGCTCACGGGCGGCGCGCCCGGACTCTGCGCTGGTTCCCCAGGAAGGCGAGCTCGGCGTACACCATCACACGGACGCAGGAGCGCTCACGCTGCTGCTCCAGAGCGGTGTCGCCGGGCTCCAGGTCGCGCGCGACGGCGCGATCTACGACGTGCCGCCGGTGCCCGACGCGTTGACGGTGAACCTCGGCGACATGCTTCAGGTCTGGAGCAACGATCGTTTCGTCTCCCCCATCCATCGGGTGCTCGCGAACCCGGACCAGGATCGGTACAGCGCGCCGTTCTTCTGGAACCCGAACTACGCGACGGTGTGCCGACCCCTCGTCGATTCGGAGTCACCGCGGTTCCGCGACGTCTCCTGGGCCGAGTTCCGAAGTGCGCGATCCGACGGAGACTACGCCGATCTGGGCACCGAGATCCAGATCGACCAGTTCCGGATCGGCGCGGGCGAAGCGACGCGTCCGAGCGTCAGCCCTTAGCGCCCGGGTCCGGGTACCAGATCGGGGACGTCCAGGCGCGCTCCTGCTGGGGAGCGGCGAGGACTGCGTCATCACACGCGGACGGCCGCTCGTCTTCCGGGAGGTCGAGGCACTGCCAGGTCGTGTAGCGGCAGCTCGGGTTCTCGAGGACGCGCGCGTAGTACACCGCCCCCCGGTCCGGGTCGAAGTCGGCGTCGCGCCAGACTCCACAGAGCGTGCGCGCGCCCTTCCCGCGCGGCTGACACGTCTCCGGGTCCACGTCGGCGCGGTTCGGACCGCCAGCAACGTCGATCACCCGCTGATGGAGCTCGCCGTCGTCGTCGACCCAGCCCTTGATGATCTGGATCCGCTGCAAGAGACCGCCGGGCGCGCGCGCCGTACCCAGGTCGCGGGTCGCCCACACGGCGAAGGTCGGCGGCTCGCCCGTGCGCGAAGGCGACAACACGCCGCCCATCGGAATGCCCCCGGCCTCGGCCTGATCGAGCCGGTCGGCCGCGTCGCAGAGGTCGTCCGTGTAGTCCCAGCCGGCGTAGAAGCGGGGCCGGATCCGCGGCCCGCTGGTGCCGAAGACCTCACGCCGCTGCATCGCAGCGAACAGCGCCGGCCGCGAGTTCTCCTCGGCCCAGACGCCGATCAGACCGCCGGGACCGTTCGACGCATTCCCCATCCGCCCGGGCTCGGCGGCCAGCCGCCCGTCGAGGACGCCGTCGGCCGTTCCGAGGTGGCCCGGGTAGCTGCGCTCCTCGACGCCGCCCGCCATGCCGTTGTGGGTGTCGGTACTGGCGGTGAGCCCGAAGCGGAAGGGGTTCACTCCGATCCGGGCCTCTTCGGCCACGCCCTGGGTGAGCGCGTAGCGCACGTAGCTGCGGGGCGAGAGACAGCTCGGCCCGAGACGCGGAATCGAATCCCCGATCGTGCCGTCCCAGCACGTACCCGGCAGCTCGTCGCCGAGTCGTTGGAAGGCCAGGTCCTCGAACTTCTCGAAGGCGCACAGCTCGTCTTCGGCGCCCAGGACGCCGTCGATCGAGACGCGACATTCGGAATCGCCCTTGTGCTGCATCACCTCGACGATCGGCTCGATTCGCGCGCGCAGGCGCGCACGCTCGGCCTGGGCGGCGACGCTGCCGGCCCCCGGATAGTCGACCGAGAACATGCGTCCGTTCGAGATGTTCGAGTTGTGGGGAATCGCCAGGACGTCGCAGCCGTTTTCGGGCTCCACGCACACGTCGCGCAGCAGCTCCCAGAGCTCCCATTCACGGGTGGCCTCGAGGTAGCTGATCGGTCGGGACGGGACCTGGCGAGTCGCGAAGATCACGTTGCGATGGAGGTTCGATCCCAGGCGAAACGAGCTGTACTCGTAGCCGATGAAGGTGGTGCGACGGCACGCGGCCGTGGTGTCGTTCCATTCTTCGGCCGCGGCGATCGTCTCTCGCCAGGCTTCGGACACCGCCGTCTTGCAGCGCACGCCTTCCGGTCCGCACACCTCCTCGTCGCGCGAGGGGAACGGGTGCATGATCTGGATCGCCAGCGGGTTGTCGATGGGCGTCGTGCTGGTGCGAATCGCCACGCAGAACTCGCGATCGTAGACCTCGGACTCGGGATCCTGACACAGGCGCTGCTCGCCCAGAAACTCGGCGTGGTCGGTGAGCGCGGCGAAGTCGAGGGGACGATCGATCCGCACCTCGCGGGTTCCCTTGCCGTCGTCGTCGTTCGGCGGGAGCAGGATCGGATCCCCGAAGGCGTAGCCATAGGCCTCGGTCGGCCGCACCCGCACCCCGTAGCCCGTGGCATCGCTCGACAGGGCCGTGTGTACGTGGAGGTCGCCGAAGAAGGCCCGCCGCCCGGGG
This region of Myxococcota bacterium genomic DNA includes:
- a CDS encoding 2OG-Fe(II) oxygenase family protein gives rise to the protein MEAEAAIVDLEGLLRGDAAALEQVAAEIARPCAEWGLFHVVGHGIPDATRAIFEEALRAFFALPAAELASMRRSAENAWGYHDAELTKNRRDWKEIFDFGFERRGQHSDGRNQFRAGALAWKPALLAYRDACEPIARGLTRALCRALDLPADTLDAEFSAHTSFLRLNRYRPCSRAARPDSALVPQEGELGVHHHTDAGALTLLLQSGVAGLQVARDGAIYDVPPVPDALTVNLGDMLQVWSNDRFVSPIHRVLANPDQDRYSAPFFWNPNYATVCRPLVDSESPRFRDVSWAEFRSARSDGDYADLGTEIQIDQFRIGAGEATRPSVSP
- a CDS encoding DUF3604 domain-containing protein, which gives rise to MHRPARDWTVGLLLLALGCGESIDPAEYQVQESPEIEPVACDHRDPGRRAFFGDLHVHTALSSDATGYGVRVRPTEAYGYAFGDPILLPPNDDDGKGTREVRIDRPLDFAALTDHAEFLGEQRLCQDPESEVYDREFCVAIRTSTTPIDNPLAIQIMHPFPSRDEEVCGPEGVRCKTAVSEAWRETIAAAEEWNDTTAACRRTTFIGYEYSSFRLGSNLHRNVIFATRQVPSRPISYLEATREWELWELLRDVCVEPENGCDVLAIPHNSNISNGRMFSVDYPGAGSVAAQAERARLRARIEPIVEVMQHKGDSECRVSIDGVLGAEDELCAFEKFEDLAFQRLGDELPGTCWDGTIGDSIPRLGPSCLSPRSYVRYALTQGVAEEARIGVNPFRFGLTASTDTHNGMAGGVEERSYPGHLGTADGVLDGRLAAEPGRMGNASNGPGGLIGVWAEENSRPALFAAMQRREVFGTSGPRIRPRFYAGWDYTDDLCDAADRLDQAEAGGIPMGGVLSPSRTGEPPTFAVWATRDLGTARAPGGLLQRIQIIKGWVDDDGELHQRVIDVAGGPNRADVDPETCQPRGKGARTLCGVWRDADFDPDRGAVYYARVLENPSCRYTTWQCLDLPEDERPSACDDAVLAAPQQERAWTSPIWYPDPGAKG